The following DNA comes from Cellulomonas soli.
CTTCAGGACCTGGTCCTCGACGTCCTCGAGCTCGTCCCACGTGGCGGCGTCGGTCAGGGTCTGGTTGCCAGGCAGGGAGCGGCGCTTGAGCTCCGGGGCGCGGCCCACCAGGCGCTGCAGGGCGTCGATCCACTGGTCCAGGCGCGGGGGAGTCACGTGCACGGCTTCGCCGTCGCGTTCGACCGTCGTGGCCCGCTCGGTCAGCGGCCAGAACCACAGGGCGCACCACGCGTCCATCACGCGGCGCAGGCGGCGGTACGCGCCGTCGGCGTCGGCGAGCGACCGCTCGACCGTCTCGCGGGTGAGAGCACCCGCCGGCTGGTCGTCCGTGCCCCACACCGGGACGGCGCGGCGCACACCCTGCTCGGCGATGTGCATGCGACGGGCCGCGACCTGCCACAGCACCTCGACGCGGTACGCGATCTCCACCAAGGCGTCGGTCTGGGCCTTGGACGGCTTCGACCTCATGGTGCTGCGCCACTTCTTCAGGGCCAGCGTCGCGTCCGGGGCCAGGGTCACGGCCTCCTTCGCGTCCGCGGCGGCGCCCCAGCCGTCGGCGGGGAGCAGGAAGTGGTGCACGCCCACCGCGTGGCCGTCCAGCAGGGTGCTCAGGGGCGCGTCCGCGGGCACGGCCGAGAGCCACGACTTGTCCGTGATCTGGTCGCGGCGATACGTGGCGCGGCGGGCGCCGACCAGGGAGTTGCCGCGGCGCAGGTGCAGGCCGAACCACGGGGCATCGAGGCCCGCGACCATCGTGTCGAGCCACAACGAGATCTCCGCGAGCTCGACCGCCGTGGCGTTGAGGTCCACGCCGTACACGTTGTGCAACGCGATGAACGCCTTGACCCGCTGGAGCTCGCGCGGGTACGCGTCAGGGTCGATGCGCTCGCCGCGCTCGTCCTGCCGGCGGGCCAGGTACTGCTCGGCCAGCTGACGCACGGCCTCGATCGCGAAGGCCCCCGATCCCAGAGCCGGCTCGCACACCGTCAGCGCCAGCACATCCGCGGCCGACGTCGTGGTGCCGTCCTGGTCGAGCAGCTCCTCCAGGGCCTGGCCCACCGTGAACCGGGTCAGCACCTCGGGGGTGTAGTACGACGCGGACTGCTGCCGCTCCCGCCCAGCCAGCCGGTACACGAACGTGCCGCGCCGGTGCAGCACAGGCTGCATCTCGCCCGTCAGCTCGTCCGGCGTCCGCACGAAGTCCTTCTGCGCGATGCCCTCGATGCGGTCCGCCGGCACCACCCACGAGCCCTTGGACCCGTCGCCGTCCTTGGCGACCTCGTACAGGTCCTCCTCGGCGAAAAAACCCGTGTACGACATGAGGCCCTCGTACACGGCACCGAGCTGGTTGATGCCCAGCTCGGCGTACGAGATGAAGCCCCGGTCCGCACCGCGGCGCTCCTTGCTCAGCAGCAGGTGCCCCAGCACCCGCTGCAGCGCACCGTTGCCCAGGCCCACCGCGTCGATGTGCGCGGTCGCCGCCGGTCCGAACAGGTCGGCGCGCAGGGCGTTGAACGTCAGACCCTCGTCGCGCAGGTCCTGCTCGCGCTGCGCCGCCGGCGCGTGCCCTCCGTCGACCAGGCGGAACAGCACCGCCAACGACTCGTGCAGGTGCGAGCCGTGCAGCGCCCGCTCCGAGGTCAACGGCACCTGCACCATCTCGCGCAGGCGGTCCAAGCCGTACCCGGCGTCGTACTCCGGCGCACCCGTCGGCAGCACCCCCAGCTCCGGGGACGCCTCCGCGTACAACAGGAACAGGATCCGGTACAGGAACCGCAGCGACTGCGTGGCCAGCGGCTGCGCCTGCGCCTGCGGCAACGGCGGCAGACCCGCCCGCGCGCGGCGCCCGACCACGTCGTTCGCGAGGATCTCGATCGACAGCCGCACCCCGTCGCGCAGGTCCTGCGAGACGCCCACGGTGTGCTTGACCGACGCCTCCAGCACCTGGTCCCACCAGATGCCGCCGTCCGCGTCCGGGGCGACCGACGTCGAGCACAGGCACGCGAGCGCCCGGTCGATCTCGCCGCCGCGACGCCCGTCATTGCGCTCCGCCACCAGCTGCAGGTCCACCGCCAGGTAGCGGCCCTCGGCCCACCGGGCCCGCTCCGCCAGCAGCGCCCACCGGCCCGCCAGCACCAGCGCGTACGACGGGCCGTCGTCAGCGACGAACAGCTGCGACAGCAGGCGCGCCGCCGAGCGCGTCGGCTCGGCGTCCTCGTCCGCCGCAACCGGTGCACGCAGGGTCCGCGCGTCCTTGGACAGCAGGTCCTCGACCGTCGTCACCGGCAGCGCCTGCAGCACCGCCAGCGGCGCGTGCCCGGTGCTGCCCGGGGCGTGGATGCGTCGCAGAGGCCCGTCGCCCTCGGCCCGAAGCCCGTGCCCGTCGATCTCCAGCACGCCGACCATCCGCCCGGCGACGGCGTCCGCGAGGTCGGCCAGGGCCGTCGTGTCGAGTGGCGCATCGTCGTCTCGCGCCTGCTCGGCCAGGGCCTCCACCTGCTGCGACAGGTCCGCCCACGCGACCTGCAGCTCGCCGCGCGCCGCCACGAACCGGCTGCGCGGCGTCGGGCCGGCCTCGGCCTCCCACTCCTTGCGGCGCGCCAGCACCAGCGCGTGGAACGACTGCGACGTCGCGTCCGAGGTGAAGAAGTGCTCCGAGATCCACGCCTCGCCGACCACGAACGCGTCCGACGCGCTCACCGCGCCACCTCCTCGGGCACGACCACCAGCAACGGCCGCAGCAGGCCACGGTCCGGCAGCATCTGGTCCACGAGCTCGCGCTCCTCCTGCACCGGCAGCCGGCGCTCCTGCCACAGGCGGCTCTGCAGCGCCCCCTGTGCGTCCGCGTCCCACTCGTCCAACCGGGTCGTCCACTCCTCGACCCGGGCCCGCACGTCCGTCGCCGCGACCTCGAAGTGCTGGTCCATCTGCGGAGTCGCCCGCTCGATCGCCCGCCGAACGAACGGCTGCAGCGCCGCCGCATCCGGAACCGGCCCCGGGTTGGCGCGCCGCCCGTCGACCCCCACCGCCGCGAGCGCGTCAGGCGCCGCGTCGTGCGCCGACACCAGGGCCAGGCCTGCGGCGTCCCCGGTCGGGAACTCCACCGTCAGCCACGACGCCGCCACCACCTGGCCGCGCCGGTTGGTGAGTGTGCCCTGCAGCAGCACCGTCGGACCCTCGACCGGCCCGCGCACCGCGAACACCTCGTTGCGCCCCAATCGGGCCAGCGC
Coding sequences within:
- a CDS encoding class I SAM-dependent DNA methyltransferase is translated as MSASDAFVVGEAWISEHFFTSDATSQSFHALVLARRKEWEAEAGPTPRSRFVAARGELQVAWADLSQQVEALAEQARDDDAPLDTTALADLADAVAGRMVGVLEIDGHGLRAEGDGPLRRIHAPGSTGHAPLAVLQALPVTTVEDLLSKDARTLRAPVAADEDAEPTRSAARLLSQLFVADDGPSYALVLAGRWALLAERARWAEGRYLAVDLQLVAERNDGRRGGEIDRALACLCSTSVAPDADGGIWWDQVLEASVKHTVGVSQDLRDGVRLSIEILANDVVGRRARAGLPPLPQAQAQPLATQSLRFLYRILFLLYAEASPELGVLPTGAPEYDAGYGLDRLREMVQVPLTSERALHGSHLHESLAVLFRLVDGGHAPAAQREQDLRDEGLTFNALRADLFGPAATAHIDAVGLGNGALQRVLGHLLLSKERRGADRGFISYAELGINQLGAVYEGLMSYTGFFAEEDLYEVAKDGDGSKGSWVVPADRIEGIAQKDFVRTPDELTGEMQPVLHRRGTFVYRLAGRERQQSASYYTPEVLTRFTVGQALEELLDQDGTTTSAADVLALTVCEPALGSGAFAIEAVRQLAEQYLARRQDERGERIDPDAYPRELQRVKAFIALHNVYGVDLNATAVELAEISLWLDTMVAGLDAPWFGLHLRRGNSLVGARRATYRRDQITDKSWLSAVPADAPLSTLLDGHAVGVHHFLLPADGWGAAADAKEAVTLAPDATLALKKWRSTMRSKPSKAQTDALVEIAYRVEVLWQVAARRMHIAEQGVRRAVPVWGTDDQPAGALTRETVERSLADADGAYRRLRRVMDAWCALWFWPLTERATTVERDGEAVHVTPPRLDQWIDALQRLVGRAPELKRRSLPGNQTLTDAATWDELEDVEDQVLKFADARPVADVLRDHPWLAVCERVAAEQGFFHWELDFSSVFLRGGFDLQVGNPPWVRPRSDVDALLAEGDPWWQLAVKPTQAQVALKRAETLALPGMTDLVVDGTAAVACTAAFVGSPRQYPHLAGLQPDLYRCFMEQMWRHTSPTGMAALIHLESHFTDEKAGPLRRALYRRLRRHWHFVNELQLFEIQHQKHYGVTVHGRDRGRVDFVQACWLYHPDSALRSLQHDGDGPEPGMKDENDNWDLRPHRSRITRVTEETLRTWHAVLETADVPAPETRMVYAVNGSAAATLDKLARAPRIADLGLQFSAGWHEKNDRVKGYFETGWGTPDSWDDVILQGPHLFVSTPLYKTPNKTMLHHLDWSPTDFEALAPDAIPVTAYKPAGDRYDYDCAYDDWGTPDDPLPARDSYRLAWRRMAANTGERTLIAALIPPGAAHVHPVSSFGVSEDESLAELALAGAYTASIVSDFSVRAAPKSEILPSTIRRLATARDSVLAPEIVVRYLRMNCVTDAYSDLWWAVDSTQRDRWAIARPWRNADGLAHPGRDWSAETPLRRAGDRRDALVEIDALVALSLGLTADELCTVYRTQFAVLAGYDRTSSVYDLNGRLVPTSVLQVWRRKGDAITAAERSAVHPGSGVEYTYELPFVTLDREADMRAAYAEFERRLAERTA